In Labrus bergylta chromosome 1, fLabBer1.1, whole genome shotgun sequence, one genomic interval encodes:
- the ppm1kb gene encoding protein phosphatase 1K, mitochondrial: protein MSAARFARLARCSGSYVGRACLFPNAIFQHPFQQDSHLQFTIFSRKLNSPSGRLNSNTRFDADSSGRPTTWDSFGIWDNRIDEPILLPPSIRYGKPIPKVSLSKIGCASLIGQRRENEDRFQVSQMTDSILYIAVFDGHGGPEAADFCEKYMEKFIKDLVAEESNLELVLTRAFLEVDKAFAKHLHFIPKVPGVNAGTTATVALLRDGIELVVGSVGDSRAMLCRKGKALKLTVDHTPERKDEKERIKRSGGFITWNSLGQPNVNGRLAMTRSIGDFDLKNMGVVAEPETKRITLHHSYDSFLALTTDGVNFIMNSQEICNIINQCPDPKEAAQRISDQALQYGSEDNSTIIVVPFGAWGKHENSDSSFSFSRNFVSSGRWA from the exons ATGTCAGCAGCCCGCTTTGCGCGCCTGGCAAGGTGCAGTGGTTCTTATGTTGGCCGCGCTTGTCTTTTTCCAAATGCCATTTTTCAACATCCGTTCCAGCAGGATAGCCACCTCCAGTTCACAATCTTCAGTAGGAAACTTAACAGCCCCTCAGGAAGACTGAACAGCAACACGCGCTTTGATGCGGACAGTAGCGGCCGCCCCACTACTTGGGATTCATTTGGCATCTGGGACAATCGCATTGATGAGCCAATCCTGCTGCCGCCCAGCATTCGCTACGGCAAGCCCATTCCCAAAGTCAGTCTGTCAAAAATAGGCTGTGCCTCGCTAATCGGTCAACGCCGGGAGAATGAAGACCGCTTCCAGGTCTCCCAAATGACTGACAGCATCCTTTACATTGCTGTGTTTGATGGACATGGGGGTCCAGAAGCAGCTGACTTTTGTGAAAAATACATGGAGAAATTCATCAA GGACCTTGTGGCAGAAGAGTCCAACCTGGAGCTAGTTTTAACAAGAGCCTTCCTTGAAGTCGACAAAGCTTTTGCAAAGCACTTACACTTCATCCCAAAAG TACCCGGGGTGAACGCAGGGACCACTGCCACTGTGGCCCTTTTGAGAGACGGCATTGAGCTGGTGGTGGGCAGTGTGGGCGACAGCAGGGCCATGCTGTGCCGCAAGGGCAAGGCTCTAAAACTCACAGTTGACCACACTCCTGAGAGGAAGGATGAGAAAGAGAG GATAAAGAGGAGTGGTGGTTTTATTACCTGGAACAGTCTGGGACAACCAAACGTCAACGGGAGGTTGGCCATGACGCGCAGCATCGGAGACTTCGACCTGAAGAACATGGGTGTCGTTGCCGAGCCTGAGACCAAGAGAATAACG TTGCACCATTCCTATGACTCGTTCCTGGCGCTGACTACAGATGGTGTTAACTTTATTATGAACAGCCAAGAGATCTGCAACATCATCAATCAGTGCCCCGACCCAAAGGAGGCAGCACAGAGAATATCGGACCAG gCTCTTCAGTACGGCTCAGAGGACAACAGCACAATTATTGTGGTGCCTTTTGGGGCTTGGGGAAAACACGAAAATTCAGACTCaagtttctccttcagcagaaATTTTGTGTCGAGTGGTCGTTGGGCGTAG